A window from Neobacillus sp. PS3-40 encodes these proteins:
- a CDS encoding acetyl-CoA C-acetyltransferase has translation MGKTVILSGVRTPFGKLGGGLSSFTASELGGFAVKEALIRADVLVGDVQEVILGTVLQGGQGQIPSRQAARNAGLPWNVKTETINKVCASGMRSVTLADQIIRAGDEEVIVAGGMESMSNAPYILPNVRWGLRMGDSSVKDLMVYDGLTCSFTGLHMGTYGNSTAQEMGFSREDQDQWAYRSHQRVIAAMESGKFAEEIVPVFVPQRKGEPVVVENDESPRKDTSLEKLAKLPPVFNSDGTITAGNAPGINDGAAALVLMSEERALKEGRKPEAVILAHAGVAVEAKDFPQTPGLVINELLRKTGKTLEDIDLFEINEAFAVVALAGEKIARLDPEKVNVNGGAVALGHPIGASGARIIITLMHELKRRGGGVGIAAICSGGGQGDAVMIEVPRT, from the coding sequence ATGGGGAAAACGGTCATTTTAAGCGGTGTTAGAACACCATTTGGCAAATTAGGCGGAGGATTAAGCTCATTTACCGCTTCAGAATTGGGTGGTTTTGCCGTGAAGGAAGCTTTAATCCGGGCTGATGTTTTAGTGGGCGATGTTCAGGAGGTCATCCTTGGGACTGTCCTTCAGGGTGGGCAAGGTCAAATCCCATCTCGGCAAGCAGCAAGAAACGCTGGCCTACCTTGGAATGTCAAAACAGAAACGATCAATAAAGTCTGTGCCTCAGGAATGCGCAGTGTCACATTGGCAGATCAAATTATCCGTGCCGGTGATGAGGAAGTGATTGTTGCTGGAGGAATGGAATCAATGAGCAACGCACCATATATTCTTCCAAACGTCCGGTGGGGCTTAAGGATGGGCGACTCTTCTGTAAAGGATTTAATGGTTTACGATGGCTTAACATGTAGTTTTACAGGTCTTCATATGGGAACTTACGGAAATTCAACAGCCCAAGAAATGGGATTCAGTCGTGAAGACCAGGATCAATGGGCATATCGCAGTCATCAACGGGTAATAGCCGCAATGGAAAGTGGGAAATTTGCAGAAGAAATTGTCCCTGTATTTGTTCCGCAACGAAAAGGAGAACCAGTTGTTGTCGAGAATGATGAATCGCCAAGAAAAGATACATCCCTTGAAAAGCTTGCGAAACTTCCTCCTGTTTTTAATTCAGATGGAACGATCACAGCTGGTAATGCACCAGGAATAAATGATGGCGCAGCTGCCCTTGTCTTAATGAGTGAGGAACGTGCACTGAAAGAAGGAAGAAAACCGGAGGCAGTTATCCTTGCCCATGCCGGTGTTGCAGTTGAAGCAAAGGATTTCCCGCAAACACCAGGACTTGTCATAAATGAATTGTTGAGGAAGACTGGAAAAACGCTTGAAGATATTGATTTATTTGAAATTAATGAGGCATTTGCGGTTGTTGCCTTGGCAGGTGAGAAAATTGCCCGTCTTGATCCGGAAAAAGTAAATGTCAATGGCGGTGCAGTCGCATTAGGACACCCAATTGGGGCCAGTGGAGCGCGTATCATTATTACCCTTATGCATGAATTGAAGCGGCGTGGCGGTGGTGTTGGAATTGCAGCCATTTGCAGTGGCGGCGGACAGGGTGATGCAGTCATGATTGAAGTGCCAAGAACATAG